From Pseudorasbora parva isolate DD20220531a chromosome 25, ASM2467924v1, whole genome shotgun sequence, one genomic window encodes:
- the dkk3b gene encoding dickkopf-related protein 3b — MRTFVILSLCVGFVVGSSVHRGGHLDITETLEEHVAQGQTTLNEMFREVEKLMEDTQQKLEEAVHQMENESSKSLLHGRNFPASFHNETTTEIKLGNRTVQLIERIDKETDNETGKTHFSRTLIQNTERWNEVDHECMIDEDCGEGSFCLYEIVSSKCILCQTTNMECTKDVECCGDQLCVWGVCAQNRTKGQSGTICQYQSDCSPQHCCAFHKALLFPVCRPKPQEGQGCHSHPNQLMELLLWDEEGPQEHCPCVAGLHCQPLRKRSVCVDERNSSGEENVN; from the exons ATGCGGACATTTGTGATATTATCCCTTTGCGTGGGCTTTGTGGTGGGCAGCTCAGTTCACAGAGGGGGACATCTGGACATCACCGAGACCCTGGAGGAACATGTGGCACAGGGGCAAACCACTTTAAACGAGATGTTCAGAGAGGTGGAAAAACTCATGGAGGACACGCAGCAGAAACTAGAGGAGGCTGTCCACCAG ATGGAGAATGAGTCATCAAAATCGCTGTTACATGGACGCAACTTTCCTGCCAGTTTTCACAATGAAACTACAACAGAGATAAAGTTGGGGAATCGGACCGTCCAACTGATAGAGAGAATCGACAAG GAAACAGATAATGAGACTGGAAAGACTCATTTTTCCAGAACTCTCATTCAGAACACTGAACGGTGGAATGAAGTAGATCAT GAGTGCATGATTGATGAGGACTGCGGGGAAGGCAGCTTCTGCCTGTATGAGATTGTCTCCTCCAAATGCATCCTGTGCCAGACGACTAATATG GAGTGCACAAAGGATGTGGAGTGTTGTGGagatcagctgtgtgtgtggggtgttTGTGCTCAGAACAGAACCAAAGGACAGTCTGGAACAATCTGTCAGTACCAGAGCGACTGCAGTCCTCAACACTGCTGTGCCTTTCACAAAG CCCTGCTCTTCCCCGTGTGCCGCCCCAAGCCACAGGAAGGCCAAGGCTGCCACAGTCACCCCAACCAGCTGATGGAGCTGTTACTGTGGGATGAGGAGGGACCACAGGAGCACTGTCCCTGTGTTGCAGGACTGCACTGCCAGCCTCTTCG GAAAAGATCAGTGTGTGTAGATGAGAGGAACTCTTCTGGTGAAGAAAATGTGAACTGA